One window from the genome of Nocardioides panaciterrulae encodes:
- the rarD gene encoding EamA family transporter RarD gives MGDARRGLLLGVAAYTMWGAFPLYWPLLEPAGAFEILAHRMLWSLVTMGVLVVALRRRDRVRALVTDRRRLGLLTLAAVVVSVNWGTYIWGVNHGRVVETSLGYFINPLVTVLMGVLILRERLRPLQWLAMAVAGAAVGVLSVDYGRLPWIALILAFSFGSYGLAKKFANAPAVESLAVETTVIAPFAALYIAWLAAHGQSNFGNHGVGHALLFLTTGVVTAVPLICFGGAAIRVPMVTLGLLQYLAPIFQFALGVLWFHEDMPAGRWFGFGLVWIALALFTVEAVTHRRRQLRLAVEASAV, from the coding sequence ATGGGGGACGCGCGCCGGGGACTGCTGCTGGGAGTCGCGGCCTACACGATGTGGGGCGCCTTCCCGCTCTACTGGCCGCTGCTGGAGCCCGCCGGCGCGTTCGAGATCCTCGCCCACCGGATGCTGTGGTCGCTGGTGACCATGGGCGTGCTCGTGGTCGCGCTGCGGCGCCGGGATCGGGTCCGTGCCCTGGTGACCGACCGCCGTCGGCTGGGCCTCCTCACCCTCGCCGCGGTGGTGGTGTCGGTGAACTGGGGCACCTACATCTGGGGGGTCAACCACGGCCGGGTCGTCGAGACCTCGCTGGGCTACTTCATCAACCCCCTCGTCACCGTGCTGATGGGCGTGCTGATCCTGCGCGAGCGGTTGCGGCCGCTGCAGTGGCTGGCGATGGCCGTCGCCGGCGCCGCGGTGGGCGTGCTCAGCGTCGACTACGGCCGACTGCCCTGGATCGCGCTGATCCTGGCGTTCTCCTTCGGCAGCTACGGGCTGGCGAAGAAGTTCGCCAACGCCCCGGCCGTCGAGAGCCTGGCGGTCGAGACCACGGTGATCGCCCCGTTCGCCGCGCTCTACATCGCCTGGCTGGCTGCCCACGGGCAGTCGAACTTCGGCAACCACGGGGTCGGGCACGCGCTGCTGTTCCTCACCACCGGCGTCGTCACCGCCGTGCCGCTCATCTGCTTCGGCGGGGCGGCGATCCGGGTGCCGATGGTGACCCTCGGCCTGCTGCAGTACCTCGCGCCGATCTTCCAGTTCGCACTCGGCGTGCTCTGGTTCCACGAGGACATGCCCGCCGGCCGCTGGTTCGGCTTCGGGCTGGTCTGGATCGCCTTGGCGCTGTTCACCGTCGAGGCGGTCACCCACCGCCGCCGCCAGCTCCGCCTCGCTGTCGAGGCCAGCGCCGTCTGA
- a CDS encoding polyprenyl synthetase family protein: MTGSAAAGLALPVTDEALATRLRERMTVIEDALEGHVRSRAGFVTTAASHLMTAGGKRFRPLLVLLAAEAGEHPDSEEVVTAACVVELTHLASLYHDDVMDEAELRRGAVSANARWDNHVAILTGDFLFSKSSELTAELGADAVRIQARTFTRLVEGQILETVQPGPGEDPLAHYLEVVAGKTGSLIATSARYGARFGGATREVEEALTSYGEIVGCAFQLSDDILDIASESGESGKTPGTDLREGVPTLPVLMARASTDPADARLLELLAADLSDDARHAEALGLLRKHPAMDEARAYVVARAQEAKALLTALPAGPVRDALEAFADIVAIRST, from the coding sequence ATGACTGGATCTGCCGCGGCCGGACTCGCGCTGCCTGTGACGGACGAGGCGCTGGCGACCCGGCTGCGCGAGCGCATGACCGTGATCGAGGACGCCCTCGAGGGGCACGTCCGCAGCCGCGCCGGCTTCGTGACCACGGCCGCGAGCCACCTGATGACCGCGGGCGGCAAGCGGTTCCGGCCGCTGCTGGTGCTGCTGGCCGCGGAGGCGGGGGAGCACCCGGACTCCGAGGAGGTCGTCACCGCCGCCTGTGTCGTGGAGCTGACCCACCTCGCCTCGCTCTACCACGACGACGTCATGGACGAGGCCGAGCTGCGCCGCGGCGCGGTCTCGGCGAACGCCCGGTGGGACAACCACGTCGCGATCCTCACCGGCGACTTCCTGTTCTCGAAGTCCTCCGAGCTCACCGCCGAGCTCGGCGCGGACGCGGTCCGGATCCAGGCGCGGACCTTCACCCGGCTCGTCGAGGGCCAGATCCTCGAGACCGTGCAGCCGGGGCCGGGCGAGGACCCGCTCGCGCACTACCTCGAGGTGGTCGCCGGCAAGACCGGGTCGCTGATCGCGACCTCCGCCCGCTACGGCGCCCGGTTCGGCGGCGCCACCCGGGAGGTCGAGGAGGCGCTGACGTCGTACGGCGAGATCGTGGGCTGCGCCTTCCAGCTCTCCGACGACATCCTCGACATCGCCTCGGAGTCCGGCGAGTCCGGCAAGACGCCCGGCACCGACCTCCGCGAGGGCGTGCCGACGCTGCCGGTGCTGATGGCCCGGGCCTCCACCGACCCGGCCGACGCCCGGCTGCTCGAGCTGCTCGCCGCCGACCTCAGCGACGACGCCCGGCACGCCGAGGCCCTCGGCCTGCTGCGCAAGCACCCCGCGATGGACGAGGCCCGCGCCTACGTCGTGGCCCGCGCCCAGGAGGCCAAGGCGCTGCTCACCGCCCTGCCCGCCGGCCCCGTCCGGGACGCCCTCGAGGCCTTCGCCGACATCGTCGCGATCCGCTCCACCTGA
- the nuoN gene encoding NADH-quinone oxidoreductase subunit NuoN has protein sequence MALVTGTGFAKPHLEYAQLWPILVVFGVACVGVLVEAFLPRERRYAVQVVLTLAGLVVALVGTCLVGAHLHSLGGGVARGLIAAQGTIVMDGPTVFFWGLLLVFAIGGVLLFAEKRLEGGLSSFAGQAATLPGSDAEREASARGLDHTEVYPLLMFALGGMMLFPAAGDLLTMFVALEVLSLPLYLLCGLARRRRLLSQEAAMKYFLLGAFSSGFFLYGVALVYGFAGSMNLGVINEAVRNDVANRGLLLIGLGMLSVGVLFKVGAAPFQAWTPDVYQGAPTAVTAFMAACTKIAAFGAMLRLFYVAFGSERWSWQPMLWIIAILTMVVGAVLAVVQTDMKRMLAYSSVAHTGFLLTGVLGVQSVTDLAPGQITSLQAVMFYLATYGFAMVGAFAVVTLVRDSGGEATSFARWTGLGRRSPLLGALFAFFLLSMAGIPLTAGFIGKWAVFTVALAAGAWPVVIAAVLCSIVAVFFYVRVIVLMFFVDGDTSGPAGEVAAVARPSLLTSGTIAVGALATLVLGIVPGPVLDLAAHAGQFVR, from the coding sequence ATGGCTCTCGTGACCGGGACGGGCTTCGCCAAGCCGCACCTGGAGTACGCCCAGCTGTGGCCGATCCTCGTGGTCTTCGGGGTGGCGTGCGTCGGCGTGCTCGTGGAGGCGTTCCTGCCTCGCGAGCGCCGCTACGCGGTCCAGGTCGTGCTCACGCTGGCCGGCCTGGTCGTCGCCCTGGTCGGCACCTGCCTGGTCGGGGCCCACCTGCACTCCCTCGGCGGCGGCGTCGCCCGCGGCCTGATCGCCGCCCAGGGCACCATCGTGATGGACGGGCCCACCGTGTTCTTCTGGGGCCTGCTCCTCGTCTTCGCGATCGGCGGCGTGCTGCTGTTCGCCGAGAAGCGGCTCGAGGGCGGGCTGTCCTCGTTCGCCGGCCAGGCCGCCACGCTGCCGGGCTCGGACGCCGAGCGGGAGGCGTCGGCGCGCGGCCTGGACCACACCGAGGTCTACCCGCTGCTGATGTTCGCCCTCGGCGGCATGATGCTGTTCCCGGCCGCCGGCGACCTGCTGACGATGTTCGTCGCGCTCGAGGTGCTCTCGCTGCCGCTCTACCTGCTCTGCGGGCTGGCCCGGCGCCGGCGCCTGCTCAGCCAGGAGGCGGCGATGAAGTACTTCCTGCTCGGCGCGTTCTCCTCCGGCTTCTTCCTCTACGGCGTCGCGCTGGTCTACGGCTTCGCCGGCTCGATGAACCTCGGCGTGATCAACGAGGCGGTCCGCAACGACGTCGCGAACAGGGGCCTGCTGCTGATCGGCCTCGGCATGCTGTCCGTGGGCGTCCTGTTCAAGGTGGGCGCCGCGCCGTTCCAGGCCTGGACCCCCGACGTCTACCAGGGCGCCCCGACCGCGGTCACCGCGTTCATGGCGGCCTGCACCAAGATCGCGGCTTTCGGCGCGATGCTCCGGCTGTTCTACGTCGCGTTCGGCTCCGAGCGCTGGTCCTGGCAGCCGATGCTGTGGATCATCGCGATCCTGACCATGGTCGTGGGCGCGGTGCTCGCGGTCGTGCAGACCGACATGAAGCGGATGCTCGCCTACTCCTCGGTCGCCCACACCGGCTTCCTGCTCACCGGCGTCCTCGGCGTGCAGAGCGTCACCGACCTCGCGCCCGGCCAGATCACCTCGCTGCAGGCGGTGATGTTCTACCTGGCCACCTACGGCTTCGCGATGGTCGGCGCGTTCGCGGTGGTCACGCTGGTGCGGGACTCCGGCGGCGAGGCCACGTCGTTCGCCCGCTGGACCGGTCTCGGTCGGCGGTCGCCGCTGCTGGGCGCGCTGTTCGCGTTCTTCCTGCTCTCGATGGCCGGCATCCCGCTGACCGCCGGCTTCATCGGCAAGTGGGCGGTCTTCACCGTGGCCCTGGCCGCGGGCGCCTGGCCGGTGGTGATCGCGGCGGTGCTGTGCAGCATCGTGGCGGTGTTCTTCTACGTCCGCGTGATCGTGCTGATGTTCTTCGTCGACGGTGACACCTCCGGTCCGGCCGGCGAGGTTGCGGCGGTGGCCAGGCCCTCGCTGCTGACCAGCGGCACGATCGCGGTCGGCGCGCTGGCGACGCTCGTCCTGGGCATCGTGCCCGGCCCGGTTCTCGACCTGGCCGCGCATGCGGGACAATTCGTCAGGTGA
- a CDS encoding NADH-quinone oxidoreductase subunit M, with product MTSFPWLTVLVAVPFVGALLVAFLPRTRGPVLSKQLALGVSLLTLVVAIVIAAQYDTGGGMQLTEQHAWIPALGVHYALGVDGLGLLLILLTAVLTPIVVVASWHDADDRNPAAFFGWALALESFSLMVFSATDVFLFYVFFEATLIPAYFLIGGFGREGRAMAALKFLMYQLGGGLVMLASVLGLYVVSAQAGKPSYLLSDLSSLDMGTGAERWLFAGFFIAFAVKAPLFPLHTWLADTTQRATPGTSVLLVCVLDKIGTFGMLRYCLGIFPNASQWATPVVVTLALISIVYGALLAIGQDDLLRLIGLTSLSHFGFITLGIFVFTTQGASGSILYMVNHGIATAALFLLAGYLIRRRGTASIRRIVGVEKSAPVLAGLFLVAGLATLGLPGLSQFVSEILVLISAFDYHWWVGAVAVTGIVLAAIYVLWMYQRTMTGPGVPGVEETPDLNRREIGSVAPLVLALVLFGFYPMPLLDVSNPTVTTLLQHAGVSDQAPVVPAAGEKAQEGPQ from the coding sequence ATGACCTCCTTCCCGTGGCTCACCGTGCTGGTGGCGGTGCCGTTCGTCGGCGCCCTGCTGGTGGCCTTCCTCCCGCGGACCCGGGGGCCGGTGCTGTCCAAGCAGCTGGCGCTGGGCGTCTCGCTGCTGACGCTGGTGGTCGCGATCGTGATCGCCGCGCAGTACGACACCGGCGGCGGCATGCAGCTGACCGAGCAGCACGCGTGGATCCCCGCGCTGGGGGTGCACTACGCGCTCGGTGTCGACGGCCTGGGCCTGCTGCTGATCCTGCTCACCGCCGTGCTGACGCCGATCGTGGTGGTCGCCTCGTGGCACGACGCCGACGACCGCAACCCCGCGGCGTTCTTCGGCTGGGCGCTGGCGCTGGAGTCGTTCTCGCTGATGGTCTTCTCCGCGACCGACGTGTTCTTGTTCTACGTGTTCTTCGAGGCCACGCTGATCCCGGCGTACTTCCTCATCGGCGGGTTCGGCCGCGAGGGCCGGGCGATGGCCGCGCTGAAGTTCCTGATGTACCAGCTCGGCGGCGGCCTGGTGATGCTCGCCTCGGTGCTGGGCCTCTACGTCGTCTCCGCGCAGGCCGGGAAGCCGTCCTACCTGCTCTCGGACCTGAGCAGCCTGGACATGGGCACCGGCGCCGAGCGCTGGCTGTTCGCCGGGTTCTTCATCGCGTTCGCCGTCAAGGCGCCGCTGTTCCCGCTGCACACCTGGCTGGCCGACACCACGCAGCGCGCGACCCCCGGCACCAGCGTGCTGCTGGTCTGCGTGCTCGACAAGATCGGCACCTTCGGGATGCTGCGCTACTGCCTGGGCATCTTCCCGAACGCCTCGCAGTGGGCGACCCCGGTGGTGGTGACGCTGGCGCTGATCTCGATCGTCTACGGCGCGCTGCTGGCCATCGGCCAGGACGACCTGCTGCGGCTGATCGGGCTCACCTCGCTGAGCCACTTCGGCTTCATCACCCTGGGCATCTTCGTGTTCACCACCCAGGGCGCCTCCGGCTCGATCCTCTACATGGTCAACCACGGCATCGCCACCGCCGCGCTGTTCCTGCTGGCGGGCTACCTGATCCGCCGGCGCGGCACCGCCTCGATCCGCCGGATCGTCGGCGTCGAGAAGTCCGCACCGGTGCTGGCCGGGCTGTTCCTCGTGGCCGGTCTCGCGACCCTCGGCCTGCCGGGGCTGAGCCAGTTCGTCTCCGAGATCCTGGTGCTGATCTCGGCGTTCGACTACCACTGGTGGGTCGGCGCGGTGGCCGTCACCGGCATCGTGCTGGCCGCGATCTACGTGCTGTGGATGTATCAGCGCACGATGACCGGGCCCGGGGTGCCGGGGGTCGAGGAGACCCCCGACCTGAACCGCCGCGAGATCGGCTCGGTCGCGCCGCTGGTGCTGGCCCTGGTGCTCTTCGGCTTCTACCCGATGCCGCTGCTCGACGTCAGCAACCCCACGGTCACCACGCTGCTGCAGCACGCGGGCGTGAGCGACCAGGCCCCCGTCGTACCGGCGGCGGGAGAGAAGGCGCAGGAAGGCCCGCAGTGA
- the nuoL gene encoding NADH-quinone oxidoreductase subunit L, which yields MYALEAVHVPVVAPASATGAFTLMWLVIALPALGAAVLLLGGRATDRWGHLLATLLPIGSFVISLVMFLSLLGRDAGDRSVSQHVYDWIQVGHFDARMDLLYDPLSALFLLLITGVGSLIHVYSIGYMEHDPRRRRFFGYLNLFVAAMLMLVLSENYLGLFLGWEGVGLASYLLIGFWQHKPSAAAAAKKAFVINRVGDMGLSLAIALFFVTFGSTSFTVISAHSDQASTGTLTALGLLLLLGACGKSAQVPLQAWLLDAMEGPTPVSALIHAATMVTAGVYLVVRSNFVFSLAPDARTAVVVVAVVTLLWGAIIGCAKDDIKKVLAGSTMSQIGYMMLGAGLGPAGYAFAIFHLLVHGFFKANMFLGAGSVMHGMDDDVDMRHYGALRKAMPVTFLTFAMGYLAIIGFPGFSGFWSKDKIIETALAQNWLVGVLALLGAGITGFYMTRLMLLTFFTEERWERDVHPHESPKVMTIPLIVLAALSALGGVMLIGNWIQDFLAPVVGTAVEHAPPLPALAVTTIAVVVVAVGVALAWFLVGKRDVPRIAPQRVSWVTRAARNDLYGDAINDGLVVEPGRRTVAGLLSFDHYGVDGTLTGGPVAIGVVAGQARRVQNGFVRSYALSLLGGVLIVVLALLAVNLA from the coding sequence ATGTATGCACTCGAGGCGGTCCACGTCCCGGTGGTCGCCCCCGCGTCCGCGACCGGCGCCTTCACCCTGATGTGGCTGGTGATCGCCCTCCCCGCGCTCGGGGCGGCGGTGCTGCTGCTCGGTGGCCGCGCCACCGACCGCTGGGGCCACCTGCTGGCCACGCTGCTGCCGATCGGCTCGTTCGTGATCAGCCTGGTGATGTTCCTGAGCCTGCTCGGCCGCGACGCCGGCGACCGCTCGGTGAGCCAGCACGTCTACGACTGGATCCAGGTCGGGCACTTCGACGCGCGGATGGATCTGCTCTACGACCCGCTCTCGGCGCTGTTCCTGCTGCTGATCACCGGCGTCGGCTCGCTGATCCACGTCTACTCGATCGGCTACATGGAGCACGACCCCCGGCGCCGGCGCTTCTTCGGCTACCTCAACCTCTTCGTCGCGGCCATGCTCATGCTGGTGCTCTCGGAGAACTACCTGGGGCTGTTCCTGGGCTGGGAGGGCGTCGGCCTCGCGTCGTACCTGCTCATCGGCTTCTGGCAGCACAAGCCGTCCGCGGCGGCCGCGGCCAAGAAGGCCTTCGTGATCAACCGGGTGGGGGACATGGGGCTCTCCCTGGCGATCGCGCTGTTCTTCGTGACCTTCGGCTCCACCAGCTTCACCGTGATCAGCGCGCACAGCGACCAGGCCTCGACCGGCACCCTGACCGCGCTCGGCCTGCTGCTGCTGCTCGGCGCCTGCGGCAAGTCCGCCCAGGTGCCGCTGCAGGCCTGGCTGCTCGACGCGATGGAGGGCCCGACCCCGGTGTCCGCGCTGATCCACGCGGCGACCATGGTGACCGCGGGCGTCTACCTCGTCGTCCGCTCCAACTTCGTCTTCTCGCTCGCTCCCGACGCGCGCACCGCGGTCGTCGTCGTCGCGGTGGTCACGCTGCTGTGGGGAGCGATCATCGGCTGCGCCAAGGACGACATCAAGAAGGTGCTGGCCGGCTCCACGATGAGCCAGATCGGCTACATGATGCTGGGCGCCGGCCTCGGCCCGGCCGGCTACGCGTTCGCGATCTTCCACCTGCTGGTCCACGGGTTCTTCAAGGCCAACATGTTCCTCGGCGCCGGCTCGGTCATGCACGGCATGGACGACGACGTCGACATGCGCCACTACGGCGCGCTGCGCAAGGCCATGCCGGTCACGTTCCTGACCTTCGCGATGGGCTACCTCGCGATCATCGGGTTCCCGGGGTTCTCAGGCTTCTGGTCCAAGGACAAGATCATCGAGACCGCGCTGGCCCAGAACTGGCTGGTCGGCGTGCTCGCGCTGCTCGGGGCCGGCATCACCGGCTTCTACATGACCCGGCTGATGCTGCTGACGTTCTTCACCGAGGAGCGGTGGGAGCGCGACGTGCACCCCCACGAGTCGCCGAAGGTGATGACGATCCCGCTGATCGTGCTCGCGGCCCTGTCGGCGCTCGGCGGCGTGATGCTGATCGGCAACTGGATCCAGGACTTCCTCGCACCGGTCGTCGGCACCGCGGTCGAGCACGCGCCGCCGCTGCCGGCCCTGGCGGTCACGACGATCGCGGTGGTCGTGGTGGCGGTCGGGGTCGCGCTGGCCTGGTTCCTCGTCGGCAAGAGAGACGTGCCCCGGATCGCGCCGCAGCGGGTCTCCTGGGTCACCCGGGCCGCGCGCAACGACCTCTACGGCGACGCGATCAACGACGGGCTCGTGGTCGAGCCCGGCCGCCGTACCGTCGCCGGGCTGCTCTCCTTCGACCACTACGGCGTCGACGGCACCCTCACCGGGGGACCGGTCGCCATCGGCGTGGTCGCCGGCCAGGCGCGCCGTGTCCAGAACGGCTTCGTCCGCTCCTACGCCCTGTCCCTGCTCGGCGGCGTGCTGATCGTCGTCCTGGCCCTCCTGGCGGTGAACCTCGCATGA
- the nuoK gene encoding NADH-quinone oxidoreductase subunit NuoK: MSVTPYVVLSAILFTIGSVGVLTRRNAIVVFMCVELMLNASNLALVAFSRQHGNLDGQVAAFFVMVVAAAEVVVGLAIIMTIFRTRRSASVDDASLLKY, translated from the coding sequence ATGAGCGTCACGCCGTACGTCGTCCTCTCGGCCATCCTGTTCACGATCGGCAGCGTGGGCGTGCTGACCCGCCGCAACGCGATCGTGGTGTTCATGTGCGTGGAGCTGATGCTCAACGCCTCGAACCTCGCGCTGGTGGCCTTCTCCCGCCAGCACGGCAACCTCGACGGCCAGGTCGCGGCGTTCTTCGTCATGGTCGTGGCCGCCGCCGAGGTGGTGGTCGGGCTCGCGATCATCATGACCATCTTCCGGACCCGTCGCTCGGCCTCGGTCGACGACGCGAGCCTGCTGAAGTACTAA
- a CDS encoding NADH-quinone oxidoreductase subunit J: MTAFWVLAPIMTIAALGILFVRKAVHAALLLAVVMISLAVLYAVLDAPFLFAVQIIVYTGAILMLFLFVLMLVGVDASDSVVETIRGQRVLAIAGGLLLGLVLVIGLGQISLGTGVGLDRANSGGNIQSLAQILFSRYVFAFEVTSALLITAAIGAMVLAHRERLTPKPTQASLAAQRMRDYAEKGTHLGPLPPPGVYARHNAVDTPALLPDGTAAEASVSRVLAARGTVRSAPALADDVRALQQQVGDAPHAGRDASSPATTEEESPA; this comes from the coding sequence ATGACCGCCTTCTGGGTCCTGGCGCCGATCATGACGATCGCCGCCCTGGGCATCTTGTTCGTCCGCAAGGCCGTGCACGCCGCGCTGCTGCTGGCGGTGGTGATGATCAGCCTCGCGGTGCTCTACGCGGTGCTCGACGCGCCGTTCCTGTTCGCGGTGCAGATCATCGTCTACACCGGCGCGATCTTGATGCTGTTCCTGTTCGTGCTGATGCTGGTCGGCGTGGACGCCTCCGACTCGGTGGTCGAGACGATCCGCGGCCAGCGCGTGCTCGCGATCGCGGGTGGACTGCTGCTCGGGCTGGTGCTGGTGATCGGCCTCGGCCAGATCTCGCTCGGCACCGGCGTCGGCCTCGACCGGGCCAACTCCGGCGGCAACATCCAGTCCCTCGCCCAGATCCTGTTCTCCCGCTACGTCTTCGCCTTCGAGGTCACCAGCGCGCTGCTGATCACCGCGGCGATCGGCGCGATGGTGCTCGCCCACCGGGAGCGGCTCACGCCCAAGCCGACCCAGGCGTCCCTGGCCGCGCAGCGGATGCGCGACTACGCCGAGAAGGGCACCCATCTCGGCCCACTGCCGCCACCGGGCGTCTACGCCCGGCACAACGCGGTCGACACCCCGGCCCTGCTGCCGGACGGCACCGCCGCCGAGGCGTCGGTCTCCCGGGTGCTGGCCGCCCGGGGCACGGTCCGCTCGGCGCCCGCGCTGGCCGACGACGTGCGCGCGCTGCAGCAGCAGGTCGGCGACGCGCCGCACGCCGGCCGCGACGCCTCGAGCCCCGCGACCACGGAGGAGGAGTCCCCCGCATGA
- the nuoI gene encoding NADH-quinone oxidoreductase subunit NuoI codes for MAPSDQNQSGARTLKEQLWDPVAGFGVTFRTMFRKVVTEQYPFEKMPTAPRFHGRHQLNRWPDGLEKCIGCELCAWACPADAIYVEGASNSDLPEGERFSPGERYGRVYQINYLRCILCGLCIEACPTRALTMTNEYELADDNRADLIYEKSDLLAPLLPGMEQPPHPMRLGSDEGDYYRGAYAAPVVAEEPRDEASREAPTEETHA; via the coding sequence ATGGCCCCGTCCGACCAGAACCAGTCCGGTGCCCGGACCCTCAAGGAACAGCTGTGGGACCCGGTCGCGGGCTTCGGCGTCACCTTCCGGACCATGTTCCGCAAGGTCGTGACCGAGCAGTACCCGTTCGAGAAGATGCCGACCGCCCCGCGCTTCCACGGGCGGCACCAGCTCAACCGCTGGCCCGACGGCCTCGAGAAGTGCATCGGGTGCGAGCTGTGCGCCTGGGCCTGCCCCGCCGACGCGATCTACGTCGAGGGCGCGTCCAACTCGGACCTGCCGGAGGGCGAGCGCTTCAGCCCCGGGGAGCGGTACGGCCGCGTCTACCAGATCAACTACCTGCGCTGCATCCTGTGCGGCCTGTGCATCGAGGCCTGCCCGACCCGCGCGCTGACGATGACCAACGAGTACGAGCTGGCCGACGACAACCGCGCGGACCTGATCTACGAGAAGTCCGACCTGCTGGCGCCGCTGCTGCCGGGGATGGAGCAGCCGCCGCACCCGATGCGGCTGGGGTCCGACGAGGGTGACTACTACCGCGGCGCCTACGCCGCGCCGGTGGTTGCCGAGGAGCCGAGGGACGAGGCGTCTCGAGAGGCGCCCACCGAGGAGACGCACGCATGA
- the nuoH gene encoding NADH-quinone oxidoreductase subunit NuoH, with the protein MVDYPTTADFGHDPWWIIIIKVVAIFLVLVLLTLFNIWLERRVVARMQHRIGPNVHGPFGLLQSLADGVKLALKEDIIPTAADKVVFLLAPVLAAVPAFVTFSVIPFGPEVDFFGHRTPLQLTDMPVAVLFVMAIASIGIYGIVLGGWSSGSTYSLLGGLRSSAQMISYEVAMGLALVAVFLYAKSISTSEIVAAQDKFWYGLILAPSFIIYLISMVGETNRAPFDLPEAEGELVGGFHTEYSSLKFALFFLAEYINMATVSALATTLFLGGWAAPFGIGHFWHGANEGWVPLIWFFGKVLFFIFLFIWLRGTLPRLRYDQFMAFGWKRLIPVSLLWIVAVATIRSVTLDGGIDRRWLLIGIGILAVLFLVLFFVGGEETEPEAAPSPGEASGQVGGFPVPPMPAGGAVRGAARPLSFPAGPTVAATGEEI; encoded by the coding sequence ATGGTCGACTACCCCACGACGGCTGACTTCGGCCACGACCCCTGGTGGATCATCATCATCAAGGTCGTCGCGATCTTCCTGGTCCTGGTGCTGCTCACGCTGTTCAACATCTGGTTGGAGCGCCGCGTCGTGGCCCGGATGCAGCACCGCATCGGCCCCAACGTGCACGGTCCCTTCGGCCTGCTGCAGTCCCTGGCCGACGGCGTCAAGCTGGCGCTGAAGGAGGACATCATCCCGACGGCGGCGGACAAGGTGGTCTTCCTCCTGGCCCCGGTCCTGGCCGCGGTCCCTGCGTTCGTCACGTTCAGCGTGATCCCGTTCGGCCCGGAGGTGGACTTCTTCGGCCACCGGACGCCGCTGCAGCTGACCGACATGCCGGTCGCGGTGCTGTTCGTGATGGCGATCGCCTCGATCGGCATCTACGGCATCGTGCTGGGCGGCTGGTCCAGCGGCTCGACGTACTCGCTGCTCGGCGGGCTGCGCTCGAGCGCCCAGATGATCTCCTACGAGGTCGCGATGGGCCTCGCGCTGGTCGCGGTGTTCCTCTACGCCAAGTCGATCTCGACCTCGGAGATCGTGGCGGCCCAGGACAAGTTCTGGTACGGCCTGATCCTCGCCCCGTCGTTCATCATCTACCTGATCTCGATGGTGGGGGAGACCAACCGCGCGCCGTTCGACCTGCCCGAGGCGGAGGGCGAGCTGGTCGGCGGCTTCCACACCGAGTACTCCTCGCTGAAGTTCGCGCTGTTCTTCCTCGCCGAGTACATCAACATGGCGACGGTCTCGGCGCTGGCCACGACGCTTTTCCTCGGCGGCTGGGCGGCGCCGTTCGGGATCGGCCACTTCTGGCACGGAGCGAACGAGGGCTGGGTCCCGCTGATCTGGTTCTTCGGCAAGGTGCTGTTCTTCATCTTCCTGTTCATCTGGCTGCGCGGCACCCTGCCCCGGCTGCGCTACGACCAGTTCATGGCGTTCGGCTGGAAGCGGCTGATCCCGGTCTCGCTGCTCTGGATCGTCGCGGTGGCCACGATCCGATCGGTCACCCTCGACGGCGGCATCGACCGGCGCTGGCTGCTGATCGGCATCGGCATCCTCGCGGTGCTCTTCCTCGTGCTGTTCTTCGTCGGCGGCGAGGAGACCGAGCCGGAGGCCGCACCGAGCCCCGGCGAGGCCTCCGGCCAGGTCGGCGGGTTCCCCGTGCCGCCGATGCCCGCCGGTGGTGCGGTGCGAGGTGCGGCCCGTCCGCTGTCGTTCCCGGCGGGACCGACCGTCGCCGCCACCGGTGAGGAGATCTGA